DNA from Sorex araneus isolate mSorAra2 chromosome 6, mSorAra2.pri, whole genome shotgun sequence:
CGCGGCTTTTTGCATTTTCCTCCTTAATCTGACTTGTTGGAATATCAGGGACGAAACAAACATCAAcatgcttgttttgttttcttttgttacagCTGATGCAGGAACTGTCTGTCCAGCACTCTCTCAAGATCTAGTTAATTTCTTCTCGGCTCCAGACTTTTTGTACCGCGGAGAACTTCTGGCATTTGACTTACCAAAGCAGGCTGTGGAGGATAGGATAGAATTAAAGCAGTGTGCGAATCAGATGAGTGTGAAAAACAGACTGCTAATTAACAGACTATTggtaatttctttcttctttctttgtgtggGTTTTGCAGAGATGCACAGCAGAAAGGAGGCATTGATCTTGAGGGTGCACTAGTAGAGACTGATCCTGTCTTCACGTATGATAAGTGCTCTGTGTTTACATGATCCTTTAGGGCAATTATACGCACCTATCACATGGGTCAGGGGACATGACAGGACAGGGACCACCATCCTAGGTCACCTGGAAAGGCTTTGAACCAGGCTGGCTTTAGGAAGGGAAACTATAAGCTCAATGAGTGATGTGGAAGTGGCCAAGATCTTTTGCCACTGCCTGAGAATTTTTAGATGGAAAATCCCCTCACCTCTGGGAATGTCTGAGAACTGAGAGACGGTGGATATCATGTGCACAGCGTGAGACCTGCTGGGAGAATAGACCTCGTTATTTGGGAGGGAAGTACCATTGGTTCATTACAGTTTCCACTCCCATTTCCTTTAGTATCCTGAGGAGTGGATAGAAATCACAACAAAATTGCTTCTGTGCCACAGGTGCTGTTACGACACCTACATTAGGTCTTCATCAATAATGCAGATGTGTGAGGGCTCCACCAGATcctctccctctaggagaggAGGTGAtgattcaaagcaaatgcccacaGGAGCTGTATTATTCCTGACCATTGCATGTGACTCAGGTTACAATTCCATAGTGTGTGGCCAGGAATCTCTGAAAGTGAACTAGTACCCTCCAATCACTCTCCCAATCTATTAGTCCTATGTCCATTCAGGGTATTTGATCTGGGATATCACAGAGAATTTGTGGATTTCATTGTACCATATATTTTCATTAACTCTCCATTGAATTGCATATCAGGTCATTGCTTGTTCATTAGAATCGTAGTAGGTCAGTGTCATTTTCTTCCACGTGCTGTGTAAGCCTTATCAGCATCTTGTTCCTTGTGTTGATGACATCTCATTGAAATCCTGGGTGACTGACAACCTGTGTTAACTTGGTGTGTGTTGAGCAGCATTCTTGACACCcttcttcctattttctttttccttttcagctCAAAATATTTGCCAAGTGCAATGAATAGAATGGAAACTTCTTCTACACCATCATCCAGGGTTTGCAATAATTAAGTGATATTTCTAGAAAATGAACACACAAGTTTCAATATTTGTTCTAATAAATTACTTGCCCTGAACATCTCTGCCTGTCTTTTTATTGCCTGTTTTGATTCAGAAATATGAGACCCTGAATGGGGAATTATTTCCCTTAAGGGGGTCTTTGAGCTTTGACAAGAGTCAAGTACAAATAATGCGGGACCAGTTGCACATGGCAAAGTAGGCACAGGAGTCACACAAGAAATAATTGTACACCTCTGAGTCATTCTGCacttcatttcattctttccataagagagaaatgaagatcaATATCACTAAGAGAGATCTAGACTGACCATTGCAGGGAAAAAGGGCCATATTAGAGGGGAAtagcctttaaaaaatattgagatgTAGGCACTCTAGTGGAGCTTGTGGAAAATATTGTAAAGATAAAAACGTaacaaatttaaaacaatctAGTGACTGCttatacaaaagagaaaatttggtGTGTTTATGGGTCAAACATGAGTCTCCCAACCAGCAACACCAGAGTTCATTATCATTAGCTGAGCAATTAAAAAAAGGTGGGttacaacacctaatcagaaagagagaacaaaagggaattccctgccatagtggcagggtggggtggggggagacgggactggggatggggggagggatgttgggtttactggtagtggagaatgggcactggtgaagggatgggttatcgaactttgtatgggggaaacatgagcacaaagatgtatggatctgtaactgtaccctcacgatgactctctaattaaaaataaactaataaaaaaaaggtgGGTTGttgtgaattttcaaagaaaagcgCGGGCGCATATTAGGGACGTGAGCATTTGGAGGCCGAGAATCGTTCCCCACACCTGCCCATTGTGGTGATGGAAAGACAAAGGACCGGGGAAAGTAGAGACCTGGACTGGACCCCAGGCTGTTCGGTAGTCAGtttactttctctccttccagTGTAGTCCAAtctcttctcttttgtttcaATTGTAGTCATAGTTTTAGTTGTCGTTCCAGTCATCAtaattccatcatcctagtctcctcctAGACCTCATATTCTTCTCCTTCATAATCTCCTTCTTCATCTCGTTGTGGTCTCATAGTTCTCTACTTGTCATTGTTGTCATCTAGTCTACATCTTTCTCCTTCTAGTCCATGATTTTCATCATAGTCCTCGTATACTTGTCCTGAAAGTCCCAaagttgttttcttcttcctccttacaGCATGGTTATGTAACAATCACGAAGGGTGGGGTACAGGTAGGTGGgtttgaacattgtcataacaacaaacagagggaAAGACACTCCTtgaggggaagttctaggagattaactcaaggacaaaatgtcatctgaggattcagcactccggataactaggagatccactcaaggtcAGGATTCCATCTAGGATGTAtagctttctcctttcctccagctagtaatccatttcaacagtcatagtaaatttacttcttctaatgtttctagaatgtcattttgtatgaccATAGCTAGAGATATAGTAAGCTTAGAGGTTggatcttcctggggacatctcagtGTATATCCCAGAGCAAGTCTTCAGTgtaggttagtctttcctaacccagcagggtccttatcagTTACTTCTGTTCAGGTCATGACAGCGTTTGctcatgactatgctcttaacttatagtactTAGGATGCTAGCTTGtgccctttcgatgccagggtatcttgcagcctgccctgggtccatccaatcccttcatTAGGACGCTGCTTTGGAGTGCTgggagctaagggcaactgagacttaagtcattgaaaatggatgcccaggagtaaaaattattttggagtcaattaattctcaTGTTACAAAGCCTAACATGAACTCTCTTCCTgtttatacaaaaaagacattgctaaataagccaTGGACATGACATAAAGGAACGAGAAAACAATATAGGCTTATTATTGGTTGATGGAATTggctgtgcctcaggggcactgttgtgggattggatcagtaaacctaagctccctgcagggatggggttggggtggggagcacgggcaacccaatgttatcccacaGGTTGTCTTTTTCAGTCTGTTACACTTCCATGAAATAAGTATGCAGAGGTTCTTAGTCGAATCCCCCACATGATATCAATCCAGAACTCAGCTACCACTTTACTGTTTATGACCCTGCACTATCCTATTACTTACCACAATGCCAACTCACCCACATATTGAAAGTGTGGTTTCACACACTCAACATGGCACAtcatgaaatactatgcaactgaaagaaatgatagaaataatGCAAACAACTGCAATTTGTATGGTCCTGGATGATGGAGGTTTGCTGCACATTTCCCAAACAATTTGGGCTTCAGGGCCAATGAAAAAGCTCTGGGTTCTGAGCTGTTCATTGGACAGATTGATGCTATGGGATCTGGAATCTTCCAGAGATTAATTTAGATTGTTGGTTTAACTTGAAACATGGGCTACTGACACCTATGTTATCTCTAAGACATGGAACTTGGTTTCTGCTTTAGATCATATAAACTCCATACATTCTGTCCCCAGAACTGTAAATCTGACCTCTGTCTTCTCCTTTAGCACATATCCTCTCATTCTACATGTCCTGTATTTACTGGTTTTATTCTGTCCCTTTATAATCAATTTTTTTCCTGACTAAACTTATCAGACGACCACCAGTAATTGGCCAGCGTTTATTTCCCAGCCAGTAGATGATTGATAAGTCTGTGAGACATCAATCATAGACTGTGAAGGAAGTGTCTCCCTCCTCTTGGTCTTCCCATGGCTGCAGGATAGCTaagctgaaaatatattttttgtgattTGATGGAGAAGtaggacaaatactagatgattgCACTTGTCTGCGATATATAAAAGAATAACAGGAAGAAGGCATGCCATATATCAACAGGGCAGGCCTAGAGTATCCTTGGCCTTAGATATTAGAAATGAGGTGGTTTCAACGGGGAATGGTGCTAAAGTGACTATAGGCATCCAAATCCCTTTTGTAAATACAGTTTTGGTGCTACTGGGTGACTGGATCCCATTGATTAGCAATTGCTGGTTTTTGGAAAAGTCtctatgttgttttccaaagagttGAAAGCATAATTATGGAAATAGACCACGTTTCCTTCAACAGTGGGTGAGGGTTCCTTTTAACCCACATTCCTGCCAGCATTGATTTTTCTGCTCTTGTCGATAGGTGCTGGTCTCATCGACATGAGTAATTATCTCATTGATGGCATTGACACTAGAGTGACCCAGGAGGCAGGGAACACAGTGAGGCAATGCCAtgaccaagcaaacagaagcgAAAAAACCTATGCAAGTAGGACTATGTCAATGAGGAACAGTCTGTCACCCCAAATTAGATTAGAATGGAGAGACCTTGAAGATTTGAGAAAATATACACTCTCATAATCTGAAAAAAGGCTTTACATCAAGGAAATGGGAAGCACTTGCAAAGTTGACAGCAGCAAAAATGAATAACCTCCATTATTAACAGGGAGAAGAGATGGATAGACAGTCTTTCAAGAATTGACATGTGAAGAAGCACTGTTCATCACTTACCCCagggaaatggaaacaaaacaacaatgaaatttttattttgctttttttgtgtcacactggcgatgcacaggggccactcctggctctgcactcaggaattacctctggcagtgctcaagggaccatattggatgctgggaattgaacccggattgcctttgtgcgaggcaaacgccctacctgctatgctagaGCTTCAGCcccaacaatgattttttttgtagatgctagattttttattttctgttgcttgttatgaatattgtGAGAAGTCACGTGGCTGTAAAAGTGGTCAGGgagtcctggaattctaaaattgtaaatgtaaaAAGCTCATGTAGTTTTGTTCTTCCAGGTAGGAGTCAGTGAGAAATTCAAATCATTGCAGTGTGATGGGGCTTGTCTACTAATAATGTTGTGCTTTTTTCTCTTGACTCGAAGAGAAACTCTTCCCTTGATTTTACTTAGACACCAGTACTGAATTATCACTTTGTATCATCCTCGCTATTTTTCATCATGCTATTTGGGTATTAACACTCACATCATGTCCTAGTTATCAcggcctccctgccccctgcctacGCTTAAGTATCTTTTCATCTCTAGACAGCAATGAACTcttcagcttttatttattttatttttggttttggggcacatCTGGAAGTGTTTTTTCacacttgcttctggctctgcagtcaggaatcgcccctggtgggctcagggaaccatatggggtgctggggaatgaaccctgtggtctaagtgcaaggcaagtgccctacttgcagTACAAGGGCTCTGccatctctttaaattttttttcttttttgggtcacacccagcgttgctcagcggttactcctggctctgcactccggaattactcctggcagtgctcaggcgaccctatgggatgctggggatcgaacccgggtcaaccgcgtgcaaggcaaacgtcttacctgctgtgctaacgctccagccccacccctctttaaatgtttaaaatatagttttatctttatttctttgaagCACAATAATTTACAATTCTGTTCAGGAAAGGAATTTCGTGCACACAGTGTTCCCATACCGACACTCTCCTCCAGAGCTTCTGCTTCCGTCAACGCTTCTCTCAGGGCTGCAgtccacctccccccacagtctATCTCCCATCACCGTCCTTGGTAGACTCAGTTCTACAAACCAGTTTTCAGGTTCCCCTTTCGTGGCCTTTTGTTATTCTCTTACgaagtattttttcattttatttactttttactctgtggtttgggaatgccatacctggtggtgttcagagctgatagctggttctgcacccagagatTCCTTCTGCATCTCATCGAACACAATGGAGCTCTGAGGATCAAGCgtaggtagggcagttgcctgcgaagcaaacaaacacccttcatgctctactatcactctgcacctactttttttttttttaaatatcccacatactggagtgactggagtgatagcacaatgggtagggcatttgccttgcacgcagccgacctgggttcgattcttccatctttctcggagagcctggcaaagtactgagagtatctcgctacatggcagagtctggcaagttactcgggcatattcgatatgccaaaaacagtaacaagtctcacaatggagatgttactggtgccgctagagcaaatcgatgagcaacaggatgacagtgacagtgacagtgaacccaCATGTGAGAGAAAGCATACTGTCTCAGTCCTCAGTCTCTCCCATTCTGGTGGGCTTCACTCAGCAGATCCTTCAAGTAGTGGAGAGTTGTATGATTTCTTTTCCCCCTTAATGTCTAGTAGTATTGTATTGTGAGTATCCACCACATTGCTTCATGTAATTCAGTCATCTGGTTTAGGACAAGGGACTTTTCACAGGACTTTGCTACTGTcaatagtgttgcaatgagcaTGGGTGATTAATAGTGCATCTGAGTAGTATTTTGGATTCTTTGGGTACAGCGACCTCTGAGTGTTTTCCAAATTCTGGTTTGCTTATTCTTTGAGCAATCACTTTGAGATAACACTCTTTGCATTTagcattgctttttatttttctctctaatgAGAGGTCATCCATGCCAGACAATGTCCTTTTCATAGGTAGTGTCAAGAGCTGAATTCGAACACAGCACATTAATTATAGgatcagattctggttattgttgGAGAATGTATGAATAGGTCAGTGAATGAGAGGAAGGATGGAGGGTAAAATGATGAGACCTCTCATTTATTTATGATTACCCCCTTGGTTCCTGTGATGACTCTTTGCCTGTTTTATTTACCCAAATGAGATTGAAGACACgcgctaccagaacttgtgggacacatgAAAAACAGTGTTAAGTGGACAGTTATATCTCTGCAAACATTAAtcatgaaagaagaaagagctcacataaataacctaacttCACTGCATAAggtcttggaaaatgaccaagagaaggagcccaaatcaggtaggaggaatgaaataatgaaacttagaacagaaatcaatgagctggcatcaacaaaaaaatcataaagaataACAAAACCAAGAgtgttttgagaaaataaataagattgataaaccactaataagactcacaaagaaacacacagagaaaactttaataaatcaaatcagaaatgaaagcagGGGGACAtcaattcaaaggatcatcagagattaatttaaaaaactttatacCACAAAATATGGAATcttgaagaataaataaattcctagattcctataacaTCTCAAGGCTGAACTGAGAAGATTTAAACAGACCTATTACTATCGAGGAAATTGAAACCATAAATAAAATgtctcccccaaaataaacacgCCCTAACCCCGAtgcattcactagtgaattcatccaAATATATAAAGAGATCCTATTTAAATATTGGGACCCAATAGATATAAATGACCCAATGTTTTTCAAAGTTTTTCCAGGAAtatcaataaacaaaagcaatcTCAAATAGCTTTTATGAGTCAAATATCACCCTGAATACAAAAAGCAGAGACaccgcacatacacacacataaagaaaattaaagggaaatattcctgatgaacacaaatgcaaagattCTCCCAAAAACACTACCAattagaatccaacaactcattaaatgACCTTACACCTTAATCAAGTAGGATTAATCCTGGGGATGCAAGCATGGTTTAAAATTTGTAAGTCAATCAACAGGAtacatcatataaataaaaaaaagtaaaaaccaaatcaATACATTcagaaaagcatttgataagatccagcagcctttcatgataaaaactctcaacaaacttggagttgaaggaactttccacAATATAATCAAAGATATCAACCatagcccacagcaagcattgttctcagtggggaaaacgaaaagccttccctctaagatgggGCACAATACAATGggtcccactctcaccacttctattcaacatagtacttgaagtacttgccatagcagttaggcaagaaacaGACATCAATGGCACCCAGGTAGGAAAGAAACCAgttaagctttcactatttgcagataatatgacTCTATACTTAAAAAATCCTCAAGTCTCTACcataaagctcctagaaacaataggttctCATAGTAAGTGGCATGCTAAAAAATCAGTACTCAAATTCTATggctttcctacatgcaaaaatgaaagagaagaaggaggtcTTAAAAAGACATTCCTGCTCACAaatgtacctcagaaaatcaagtacctcagagtcAGCTGAACTAAAGAGGTGAAGCACCTGCactaagaaaactataaaacactactaaaagaaataaaaagaggacaacaggaaatggagatacatctACTGCTCAAGGATTttgaggattaacattgtcaaaatggcaatactccccaaagcattatacagattcagtgtggtccctataaggatacccatgacacttttcaaagaaataggtcaaACATCCTGCCATTTTTATGGAGCAATACCTCCCCCCCACGAATAGTTAATGTGattcttgggaaaaaggagatgggacacatcaccttcccaaacttcaaactttactacaaagcagtagtaatgcAAAAAGcctgatattggaataaagacagatccctAGACCAAAGGAATAGAGTTGAacatcctgacacagaccctaaATATATGAGCATTTAATCTttaataagaaagtaaaaaatgtgaagtggagcaaggaaagcttcttcaacaagtggtgctgggaaaactggacagtttcATGTAAAAAACCAACTCAACcctctctctaatgccaggcacaaaagtaagatcaaaatggactaaagacgtCTATGTCAGACCTGAATCTAGAAGGtatatggaagaaaacataggcaaaccCATTCATGACATGGAAACTAAAAGCATTTT
Protein-coding regions in this window:
- the LOC129405749 gene encoding secretoglobin family 1D member-like; this translates as MKLSLVAVLVAIALCCYQADAGTVCPALSQDLVNFFSAPDFLYRGELLAFDLPKQAVEDRIELKQCANQMSVKNRLLINRLLLKIFAKCNE